From the genome of Ralstonia pickettii, one region includes:
- a CDS encoding ABC transporter substrate-binding protein, which translates to MWQRLARRCACALACAAVALAAHAQGTSFVVGQLIERGADQADYARDFMAGAKVAFDAANQSGGIKGRRISLVRREVALNEAIPQAVDMIERDHVELLFGVSERLLPVLAASPEIARRNVPLLAPLSGATSTADNVLFIRPDYDHEIVAAHNRLRQFGMRRIALVTAAGFDPQLGVRLRGSIGKGNAAETLDLYTLTGDPAELAARIAPTKPTAVFVAGDTLTYATVGRALAQQGWYGFLVGLSSVNPQVAREILGSGYSGGMLLAQTVPNPASGVTKVAREHMARMKQFLDEPPSAATLSGYIAAVYLVQAMNAAGGKVTGVELRRALQTRVDVGGFTLDFTRGNRGSEFVDLNYIQGAGN; encoded by the coding sequence ATGTGGCAGAGACTGGCACGCCGCTGCGCGTGCGCACTGGCCTGCGCGGCCGTCGCGTTGGCGGCGCATGCACAAGGCACGTCGTTCGTCGTGGGGCAACTGATCGAGCGCGGCGCAGACCAGGCCGACTATGCGCGCGACTTCATGGCGGGCGCCAAGGTGGCTTTCGATGCAGCCAACCAGAGCGGCGGCATCAAGGGCCGGCGCATCAGCCTCGTCCGGCGGGAGGTGGCGCTCAACGAAGCCATCCCGCAGGCCGTTGACATGATCGAACGCGACCATGTCGAGTTGCTCTTTGGCGTAAGCGAGCGCTTGCTGCCGGTGCTGGCAGCGTCTCCCGAGATCGCACGGCGCAATGTGCCATTGCTCGCCCCGCTCTCAGGTGCGACGTCGACCGCCGACAACGTTTTGTTCATCCGTCCCGATTACGACCACGAAATCGTCGCCGCACACAACCGGCTGCGGCAGTTCGGCATGCGGCGAATTGCACTCGTCACGGCAGCGGGCTTCGATCCGCAACTCGGGGTGCGCCTGCGTGGCTCGATCGGCAAGGGAAATGCTGCCGAAACGCTGGACCTTTACACACTCACCGGAGACCCGGCCGAGCTTGCGGCCCGCATCGCGCCGACAAAGCCCACAGCGGTGTTCGTCGCCGGCGACACGCTCACCTACGCCACCGTCGGACGTGCGCTCGCGCAGCAGGGCTGGTATGGCTTTCTGGTCGGGCTGTCGTCCGTCAACCCTCAAGTGGCGCGCGAAATCCTGGGCTCGGGCTACAGCGGCGGCATGCTGCTCGCCCAGACGGTGCCAAACCCGGCCAGCGGCGTCACCAAGGTCGCGCGCGAGCATATGGCGCGGATGAAGCAGTTTCTGGATGAGCCGCCTTCCGCCGCGACGCTATCGGGGTATATCGCCGCGGTGTATTTGGTTCAGGCGATGAATGCCGCGGGCGGCAAGGTGACCGGCGTGGAACTGCGGCGCGCGTTGCAGACGCGCGTTGATGTGGGCGGGTTCACGCTGGATTTCACGCGTGGGAATCGGGGGAGCGAATTTGTTGATCTGAATTACATTCAGGGAGCGGGGAATTGA
- the gcvH gene encoding glycine cleavage system protein GcvH — MSNVPADLKYTEHDEWIRVEADGTLTIGITDFAQEQLGDIVFLELPEAGRAVAKDEAIAVVESVKAASDIFAPVAGEVVANNADAAGAPESVNAGAYEAWLFKIKPTNADDVNALMSAADYEVKIG; from the coding sequence ATGAGCAACGTCCCCGCCGATCTGAAGTACACCGAACACGACGAGTGGATCCGCGTTGAAGCCGACGGCACGCTGACCATCGGCATTACCGACTTCGCGCAGGAACAGCTCGGCGACATCGTCTTCCTGGAGCTGCCGGAAGCCGGCCGCGCCGTCGCCAAGGACGAAGCGATTGCCGTGGTGGAGTCGGTCAAGGCCGCTTCCGACATCTTCGCCCCGGTGGCCGGCGAGGTCGTCGCCAACAACGCCGATGCCGCCGGCGCGCCGGAATCCGTGAACGCAGGCGCCTACGAGGCGTGGCTGTTCAAGATCAAGCCGACCAACGCCGACGATGTGAACGCCCTGATGTCGGCTGCTGATTACGAAGTAAAGATCGGCTAA
- a CDS encoding glycerate kinase type-2 family protein has protein sequence MHHDQSAQAALRAALPNPSPRALLHGLFDTAVAAVSAAQCLPAFLPEPPRGRTIVIGAGKGAAAMAEAVEQHWKGELSGLVVTRYGHGRAPGMQGRIEVVEASHPVPDAAGQRAAQRMVGLLEGLTEDDLVLCLISGGGSALLAAPAEGLTLADKQSVNRALLKSGASIGEMNCVRKHLSSIKGGRLALACAPARVETLLISDIPGDDPTLIASGPTLPDATTCADALAVIDKYGIDVPEAVRRHLETGAGETPKPGDARFEGHRSHVIATAQHALEAAAAQARALGYEAHILSDSIEGEARDVAEVHAGIVRQIVARNQPFTKPCVILSGGETTVTVRGNGRGGRNAEFLLALGVALDGLPGVHAIACDTDGIDGSEDNAGAILTPDSLARAEALGLRAKQLLDNNDGYGFFDALGDLIVTGPTRTNVNDFRAILITG, from the coding sequence ATGCACCACGACCAGTCTGCCCAGGCCGCCCTGCGCGCTGCCCTGCCCAATCCGTCGCCGCGCGCGTTGCTGCACGGCCTGTTTGATACTGCGGTGGCTGCGGTCAGCGCTGCGCAATGCCTGCCGGCATTCCTGCCTGAACCGCCGCGTGGCCGCACCATCGTCATCGGCGCCGGCAAGGGCGCAGCGGCCATGGCCGAGGCGGTGGAGCAGCACTGGAAGGGCGAGCTGTCTGGCCTGGTCGTCACGCGTTACGGGCACGGCCGCGCGCCTGGCATGCAAGGCCGTATCGAAGTGGTGGAAGCCTCGCACCCGGTGCCCGATGCAGCCGGCCAACGCGCTGCGCAACGTATGGTCGGCCTGCTCGAAGGTTTGACGGAAGACGACCTCGTGCTGTGCCTGATCTCGGGCGGTGGCTCGGCCCTTCTGGCTGCACCGGCGGAGGGCCTGACGCTGGCCGACAAGCAGTCCGTCAACCGCGCGCTGCTCAAAAGCGGCGCGAGCATCGGCGAGATGAACTGCGTGCGCAAGCACCTGTCGTCGATCAAGGGCGGGCGCCTGGCGCTGGCATGCGCACCGGCACGCGTCGAGACGCTGCTGATCTCCGATATTCCAGGCGACGACCCGACGCTCATCGCCAGCGGCCCGACGCTGCCCGACGCCACCACCTGCGCGGATGCGCTGGCCGTGATCGACAAGTACGGCATCGACGTGCCCGAAGCGGTGCGCCGTCATCTGGAAACCGGCGCGGGCGAGACGCCCAAACCCGGCGATGCACGTTTCGAAGGCCATCGCAGTCACGTCATCGCGACGGCTCAGCACGCACTGGAGGCGGCGGCCGCACAGGCACGCGCACTCGGTTATGAGGCCCACATCCTGTCGGACAGCATTGAAGGCGAAGCACGCGATGTGGCAGAAGTCCACGCCGGCATCGTGCGGCAGATCGTGGCGCGCAATCAGCCGTTCACCAAGCCGTGCGTGATTCTGTCGGGTGGTGAAACCACGGTGACGGTGCGCGGCAATGGGCGCGGCGGACGCAATGCCGAGTTCTTGCTGGCGCTGGGCGTGGCGTTGGATGGTTTGCCGGGTGTGCATGCGATTGCTTGCGATACCGATGGCATCGATGGGTCTGAAGACAACGCTGGTGCGATCTTGACGCCGGATAGTCTGGCGCGTGCTGAAGCGCTTGGGTTGCGGGCTAAGCAACTGCTCGACAACAACGATGGGTATGGGTTTTTTGATGCGCTTGGGGATTTGATTGTGACTGGGCCTACGCGGACGAATGTGAATGATTTTCGGGCGATTTTGATTACTGGCTAA
- the hemN gene encoding oxygen-independent coproporphyrinogen III oxidase: MFPFAKPVDPPSAAPDSAFRWSAPQVRALAQRFDTHGPRYTSYPTADRFHNRFGNADYLDALHRRAAIAPALHAPLSLYMHLPFCANLCYYCGCNKVVTKDRSRSARYVDTLAREMAMVADQIGPLRRVTQLHWGGGTPTFLAHDEMRAVMAATREHFALTGDAEISVELDPRHADEGTLEVLAEIGFNRASLGIQDFDPEVQRAIRRIQSVEETRRVVDTARRLRFESISFDLIYGLPHQRTETFNATLDRVLEMAPDRLSVYSYAHLPHLFKPQRRIDVLALPTADEKLDLLAMTVERLVAEGYVYIGMDHFARPDDALAIAQREGRLQRNFQGYSTHADCDMLAFGVSAISRVGDVYAQNERDLDAYYARIDAGELAVLRGMSLTPDDHVRRALIGELMCGFALDMRVFGARHGLDFKRSFASELQALAPLEDAGLVKVGDERIVITPQGRLLVRRIAMVFDAHLRDAGTERTAHAEGKPVAFVPRYSKVV; encoded by the coding sequence ATGTTTCCGTTCGCCAAGCCGGTCGACCCTCCGTCTGCCGCCCCCGACTCCGCCTTCCGCTGGTCGGCACCGCAGGTGCGCGCGCTCGCACAGCGCTTTGATACGCACGGCCCGCGCTACACCTCATATCCGACGGCGGACCGCTTCCACAATCGGTTCGGCAACGCCGACTATCTCGACGCCTTGCACCGCCGCGCCGCGATCGCGCCAGCGTTGCATGCGCCGCTGTCGCTGTACATGCACCTGCCGTTCTGCGCGAATCTTTGCTACTACTGCGGCTGCAACAAAGTGGTCACGAAGGATCGCTCGCGCAGTGCCCGCTACGTTGACACCCTTGCGCGCGAGATGGCGATGGTGGCCGACCAGATCGGCCCACTGCGCCGCGTGACGCAGCTGCATTGGGGCGGCGGCACACCGACGTTTCTTGCGCACGATGAGATGCGCGCCGTGATGGCCGCCACGCGCGAGCATTTTGCGCTGACGGGCGACGCCGAAATTTCCGTCGAACTCGACCCGCGCCACGCTGACGAAGGCACGCTGGAAGTCCTCGCCGAGATCGGCTTTAACCGCGCAAGCCTAGGCATCCAGGACTTCGACCCCGAAGTTCAACGCGCCATCCGCCGCATCCAGAGCGTGGAAGAGACGCGCCGCGTGGTCGACACCGCACGTCGGCTGCGGTTCGAATCGATCAGCTTCGACCTGATCTACGGCTTGCCGCATCAGCGCACCGAGACCTTCAACGCCACGCTCGATCGCGTGCTGGAGATGGCGCCCGACCGGCTGTCCGTCTACAGCTACGCGCATCTGCCGCATCTGTTCAAGCCGCAGCGCCGTATCGACGTGCTTGCGCTGCCGACCGCCGACGAAAAGCTCGATTTGCTCGCGATGACGGTCGAGCGCCTCGTTGCCGAGGGCTATGTCTATATCGGCATGGACCACTTCGCGCGGCCTGATGATGCGCTAGCCATCGCGCAGCGTGAAGGGCGGCTGCAGCGCAACTTCCAGGGGTATTCCACGCACGCCGATTGCGACATGCTGGCGTTTGGCGTGTCGGCCATCAGCCGCGTCGGCGATGTGTATGCGCAGAACGAGAGGGATCTCGACGCGTACTACGCGCGCATCGATGCCGGCGAACTGGCCGTGCTGCGCGGCATGTCGCTCACGCCGGACGACCACGTGCGCCGCGCATTGATCGGCGAGCTGATGTGCGGATTTGCCTTGGACATGCGCGTATTTGGCGCGCGCCACGGGCTGGACTTCAAGCGCAGCTTTGCGAGCGAGCTGCAGGCGTTGGCGCCGTTGGAAGACGCCGGGCTGGTGAAGGTGGGCGACGAGCGTATCGTCATCACGCCGCAAGGGCGCCTGCTCGTGCGCCGCATCGCGATGGTGTTCGATGCACACCTTCGCGATGCAGGCACGGAGCGCACGGCGCACGCAGAAGGCAAGCCCGTCGCCTTCGTTCCGCGCTACTCCAAGGTGGTCTGA
- the pyk gene encoding pyruvate kinase, which yields MRRFRNTKILATLGPASSDKDTIRALFDAGADVFRLNFSHGSHEDHRNRYDTVREVEAETGRPIGILADMQGPKLRIGTFADGRVVLKNGDRFVLDRDPTPGDVTRVHLPHPELYAATAPGQSLLLDDGKIRLAVEAADPTAIVTRVVDGGPLSDRKGVNVPDAVIPIPALTEKDLRDLDFALSLGVDWIALSFVQRAEDVIAAREIIGDRAGLLSKIEKPAALLHLEDIVQASDALMVARGDLGVELPPERVPGVQKRILRMARQHGKPVVVATQMLESMIEAPVPTRAEASDVASAVYDGTDAVMLSAESASGKHPVAAVSIMNRIIAETERDPLYRNLIDAQHQPPLPTRQDAICAALRDVTHILGAVATVTYTSSGKTSLRAARERPLAPIVSITPRLDTARRLAIAWGVHSTVSPDVSNVDEMVDAACRAAAREGFAVSGDQIAITAGMPFGQAGSTNLLRLAEIWPQTVASAQMETRAEQFEAATA from the coding sequence ATGCGCCGCTTCCGCAACACCAAAATCCTCGCCACCCTCGGCCCCGCCAGCAGCGACAAAGACACCATCCGCGCCCTCTTCGACGCCGGCGCAGACGTCTTCCGCCTGAACTTCAGCCACGGCTCGCACGAAGACCACCGCAACCGCTACGACACCGTGCGCGAGGTGGAGGCCGAGACCGGCCGCCCGATCGGCATCCTCGCTGACATGCAAGGCCCGAAGCTGCGCATTGGCACCTTTGCCGACGGCCGCGTCGTGCTCAAGAACGGTGACCGCTTTGTGCTCGATCGCGATCCGACGCCGGGTGATGTCACGCGTGTGCACTTGCCGCACCCCGAGCTGTACGCCGCGACCGCGCCGGGCCAGTCGCTGTTGCTGGACGACGGCAAGATCCGCCTGGCAGTCGAAGCGGCTGATCCGACGGCCATCGTCACGCGCGTGGTCGATGGCGGCCCGCTGTCGGACCGCAAGGGCGTGAATGTGCCGGATGCCGTGATTCCCATTCCCGCGCTTACCGAGAAGGATCTGCGCGACCTGGACTTCGCCTTGTCGCTGGGCGTCGATTGGATCGCCCTGTCGTTCGTGCAGCGCGCCGAAGACGTGATCGCCGCGCGCGAGATCATTGGCGACCGCGCGGGCCTGCTCTCCAAGATCGAGAAGCCCGCAGCGCTGCTGCATCTGGAAGACATCGTGCAGGCATCCGACGCCCTGATGGTGGCGCGTGGTGATCTGGGCGTGGAACTGCCGCCCGAACGCGTGCCCGGCGTGCAGAAGCGCATCCTGCGCATGGCGCGCCAGCATGGCAAGCCGGTGGTGGTGGCCACGCAGATGCTGGAATCGATGATCGAAGCGCCGGTGCCGACGCGCGCCGAAGCCTCCGACGTGGCCAGCGCCGTGTACGACGGCACCGATGCCGTGATGCTGTCGGCCGAGTCGGCCAGCGGCAAGCATCCGGTAGCAGCGGTCAGCATCATGAACCGCATCATTGCCGAGACCGAGCGCGACCCGCTGTACCGCAACCTGATCGACGCGCAGCATCAACCGCCGCTGCCCACACGCCAGGACGCCATCTGCGCAGCCCTGCGCGACGTCACGCACATCCTGGGCGCAGTGGCCACCGTCACGTACACGTCCAGCGGCAAGACGAGCCTGCGCGCCGCGCGCGAGCGGCCGCTGGCGCCCATCGTCAGCATCACGCCGCGCCTCGATACGGCGCGCCGGCTGGCGATCGCTTGGGGCGTGCACAGCACGGTCAGCCCCGATGTGAGCAATGTCGACGAGATGGTGGACGCGGCGTGCCGGGCCGCCGCGCGTGAAGGCTTTGCCGTGTCGGGCGACCAGATCGCCATCACGGCGGGCATGCCGTTCGGCCAGGCCGGTTCGACCAACCTGCTGCGCCTGGCGGAAATCTGGCCGCAGACCGTTGCATCCGCCCAGATGGAAACGCGCGCCGAGCAGTTCGAAGCCGCGACGGCCTGA
- a CDS encoding UvrD-helicase domain-containing protein, with translation MSSGLAHGLNAAQSEGVHYLDGPCLVLAGAGSGKTRVITQKIAHLILDKGFEPKHIAAVTFTNKAAKEMQERVAKLMDGKTREDGKRIPIKQLTVCTFHSLGVQILRAEAEHVGLKPRFSIMDSDDCFGMIQEQLATTDKQLIRRVQSTISLWKNGLVDPDTAIAEALANNNVDDHQAALVYRNYVATLHAYQAVDFDDLIRIPAELFARNEEVRLKWQNRLRYFLVDEYQDTNACQYQLLKLLAGGSHLRAPAFTAVGDDDQAIYGWRGATLDNLKLLQTDFPNLKVIKLEQNYRSTVRILNAANAVIAQNPKLFEKTLWSEHGMGDAINVTSANDEEHEAESVVFKLSAHKFERRAQFRDYAILYRGNFQARLFEQILRRERIPYVLSGGQSFFDKAEIKDLCAYLRLIANADDDPAFIRAITTPKRGVGNATLEVLGSFAGQAKVSLFEAAMMGGIEAQLAPRQLEPLRVFCEFIVRLSDRAAKEPAATLLDEMMEGIHYEAYLYDTYDERQAQNKWTNVLEFLDWLKRKGTKPEKDDDEEATGFDNADGLMDTGKNLLELTQTIALISMLEGKEEDPDAVRLSTLHASKGLEYPHVFLVGVEEGILPHCREDDELTDEKIEEERRLMYVGITRAQRSLHISWCKKRKRARETVVCEPSRYIAEMKLGEDAGPTPEDTMPAMSPKDRLGALKGLLAAKKPVAS, from the coding sequence ATGTCTTCCGGTCTCGCCCACGGGCTCAATGCTGCCCAATCCGAAGGTGTGCATTACCTCGACGGCCCATGCCTGGTGCTGGCCGGGGCGGGCTCGGGCAAGACGCGCGTGATCACGCAGAAGATCGCGCACCTGATTCTCGACAAGGGCTTCGAGCCCAAGCACATCGCCGCGGTGACGTTCACCAACAAGGCGGCCAAGGAAATGCAGGAGCGCGTGGCCAAGCTGATGGACGGCAAGACGCGCGAAGACGGCAAGCGCATTCCCATCAAGCAGTTGACGGTCTGTACGTTTCACTCGCTGGGCGTGCAGATCCTCCGGGCGGAAGCCGAGCATGTCGGCCTCAAGCCACGTTTCTCGATCATGGATTCGGACGATTGCTTCGGCATGATCCAGGAGCAGCTCGCGACCACCGACAAGCAGTTGATCCGCCGCGTGCAGAGCACGATCTCGCTATGGAAGAACGGTCTCGTCGACCCGGACACGGCGATTGCCGAGGCGCTCGCCAACAACAACGTCGATGACCACCAGGCGGCGCTCGTCTATCGCAACTACGTGGCGACGCTGCACGCGTATCAGGCGGTGGACTTCGACGACCTGATCCGTATTCCCGCCGAGCTGTTCGCGCGCAATGAAGAGGTGCGCCTGAAGTGGCAGAACCGTCTGCGCTACTTCCTGGTCGATGAATACCAGGACACCAACGCCTGCCAGTATCAGCTGCTGAAGCTGCTGGCGGGCGGCTCGCACCTGCGTGCGCCGGCCTTTACGGCGGTGGGCGACGACGATCAGGCCATCTACGGCTGGCGTGGCGCCACGCTCGACAACCTCAAGCTGCTGCAGACGGATTTCCCCAACCTGAAGGTCATCAAGCTGGAGCAGAACTACCGCTCCACGGTGCGCATTCTGAATGCCGCCAACGCGGTCATCGCACAGAATCCGAAGCTGTTCGAGAAGACGCTGTGGAGCGAGCACGGCATGGGCGACGCGATCAACGTCACCAGCGCCAACGACGAGGAGCACGAAGCCGAAAGCGTCGTCTTCAAGCTCTCTGCCCACAAGTTCGAGCGCCGCGCGCAGTTTCGGGATTACGCGATCCTGTATCGCGGCAACTTCCAGGCGCGCCTGTTCGAGCAGATCCTGCGCCGCGAGCGCATTCCGTACGTGCTCTCGGGCGGGCAAAGCTTTTTCGACAAGGCCGAGATCAAGGATCTGTGCGCGTATCTGCGCCTGATTGCCAACGCGGATGACGACCCCGCCTTCATTCGCGCCATCACCACGCCCAAGCGCGGTGTGGGCAATGCGACGCTCGAAGTGCTGGGTTCGTTTGCCGGGCAGGCCAAGGTGTCGCTGTTCGAGGCGGCGATGATGGGCGGCATCGAAGCGCAGCTCGCGCCGCGCCAGCTGGAGCCGCTGCGCGTGTTCTGCGAATTCATCGTGCGGCTGTCGGACCGCGCCGCCAAGGAGCCCGCCGCCACGCTGCTCGACGAGATGATGGAAGGCATCCATTACGAGGCCTACCTGTACGACACCTACGACGAGCGCCAGGCCCAGAACAAGTGGACCAACGTGCTGGAGTTTCTCGACTGGCTCAAGCGCAAGGGCACCAAGCCCGAAAAGGATGACGACGAAGAAGCCACGGGCTTCGACAATGCCGATGGCTTGATGGACACCGGCAAGAACCTGCTGGAACTCACGCAGACCATCGCGCTGATCAGCATGCTCGAAGGGAAGGAAGAGGATCCGGATGCGGTGCGCCTGTCCACGCTGCACGCGAGCAAGGGGCTGGAGTATCCGCATGTGTTCCTGGTCGGCGTGGAAGAGGGCATCTTGCCGCACTGCCGCGAAGACGATGAGTTGACCGACGAGAAGATCGAAGAGGAACGGCGGTTGATGTATGTGGGCATCACGCGGGCGCAGCGCAGCCTGCATATCAGCTGGTGCAAGAAGCGCAAGCGGGCGCGGGAGACGGTGGTGTGCGAGCCGTCACGCTATATCGCTGAGATGAAGCTTGGAGAGGATGCCGGGCCGACGCCGGAGGACACCATGCCGGCGATGTCGCCGAAGGATCGGTTGGGGGCGTTGAAGGGGTTGTTGGCGGCTAAGAAACCTGTGGCTTCGTGA
- the gcvT gene encoding glycine cleavage system aminomethyltransferase GcvT, with product MTLQHTPLNAIHRSLGARMVDFGGWDMPVNYGSQIEEHHAVRQDAGVFDVSHMCVVDLTGARVRDFLRGLLANNVDKLQTPGKALYSCMLNPKGGVIDDLIVYFFREDWFRLVVNAGTAPTDLEWIVAQNAAAGTDVTITPRRSDNNAGAEPLGILAVQGPNARAKTYAALPGTQAVGEALKPFNAGFVTVENVGEIMVARTGYTGEDGFELVVPAAQIAGVWERLLQAGVRPAGLGARDTLRLEAGMNLYGQDMDEHVSPLDAGLAWTVDLQSERDFTGKAALQAGGQREQFVGLILRDKGGVLRAHQKVITAAGDGEITSGTFSPSLSLSIALARLPKDVAIGTDVQVEIRDRKLTATVVKLPFVRNGKALVS from the coding sequence ATGACGCTCCAACACACGCCGCTCAATGCCATCCACCGCTCGCTGGGCGCCCGCATGGTCGACTTTGGCGGCTGGGACATGCCCGTCAACTACGGCTCCCAGATCGAAGAACATCACGCGGTGCGCCAGGACGCCGGCGTCTTCGACGTCTCGCACATGTGCGTGGTCGACCTCACCGGGGCGCGTGTGCGCGACTTCCTGCGTGGGCTGCTCGCCAACAACGTCGACAAGCTCCAGACGCCCGGCAAGGCGCTCTACAGTTGCATGCTGAACCCCAAGGGCGGCGTGATCGACGACCTGATCGTCTACTTCTTCCGCGAAGACTGGTTCCGCCTGGTCGTCAACGCCGGCACCGCACCGACGGACCTGGAATGGATCGTCGCGCAGAACGCGGCCGCCGGCACCGACGTGACCATCACGCCGCGCCGCTCCGACAACAACGCGGGCGCCGAGCCGCTGGGCATTCTGGCCGTGCAAGGCCCGAATGCGCGCGCCAAGACCTACGCCGCGCTGCCCGGCACGCAGGCCGTGGGCGAGGCGCTCAAGCCGTTCAACGCGGGCTTTGTCACCGTGGAAAACGTGGGCGAGATCATGGTGGCGCGCACCGGCTACACCGGCGAAGACGGTTTCGAACTGGTCGTGCCGGCCGCGCAGATCGCAGGCGTGTGGGAACGCCTGCTGCAGGCCGGCGTGCGCCCGGCAGGCCTGGGCGCGCGCGACACGCTGCGCCTGGAGGCCGGCATGAACCTCTACGGCCAGGATATGGACGAGCACGTTTCGCCGCTCGACGCCGGCCTCGCTTGGACGGTCGACCTGCAAAGCGAACGCGACTTCACAGGCAAGGCCGCGCTGCAGGCTGGCGGCCAACGCGAACAGTTCGTCGGCCTGATCCTGCGCGACAAGGGCGGCGTGCTGCGCGCCCACCAAAAGGTCATCACGGCCGCCGGTGACGGTGAAATCACCAGCGGCACGTTCAGCCCGAGCCTGTCGCTCTCCATCGCACTGGCGCGCCTGCCCAAGGACGTGGCCATCGGCACCGACGTACAGGTCGAAATTCGCGACCGCAAGTTGACCGCGACTGTGGTTAAACTGCCGTTCGTGCGCAATGGCAAGGCGCTGGTCAGCTGA